One Drosophila santomea strain STO CAGO 1482 chromosome X, Prin_Dsan_1.1, whole genome shotgun sequence DNA segment encodes these proteins:
- the LOC120455419 gene encoding cell wall protein AWA1 — MMAMTAASASMSTSASLTNSASTDCSSSMQGSTTSSASSDVMTLTTTAASSWCAIPASSRLRVLRLVRPHQRRLLVGGPERGSTYGFTVRGGREHGTGFFVSHVEHGGEAQLKGLRIGDQILRINGFRLDDAVHKEFIQLVAGQDRVTLKVRGVGMLPVRDQPEERLSWSVVKLPSVSGTPSESSFKGERRGASRDISVVLHVAPRTKLGLGICKGPEWKPGIFVQFTKERSVAREAGLRPGDQILSVNSIDFSDVLFSEAVAVMKSSSKLDMVVRTAAGCDLFPGESSGYNSSASSVTGDQSPCWADAKSKRLTAVREESGAGGAVGAVGAGHGAGSPNWSQGVEVHKQMNRTIIKLTENGTSINNTYIASSGGSSVSGSASSASGTSGRSQQSQSHPTRNSTTMKRSHLRPVNSSGSGMGLAGGSAASAGSSGTGSGSGGVIAAPAPPPPAMNEGANASGSVGSSLSSAITEELKKRKEKQQQQRNNRDRDRDVNGNGNVDRQLTGHNGNGVGSGSGGHRSCSSGGQVSHRQRANVAGVAATLQGSERISNLPGAGGAGGAGGSSGSSGSSGAGGDQHTALMDEFKRAHQRMFRNGFHESEHKERGETLKRTSIMPDESCYRNSINSNGFSGNRSNSSTSSTSNTSNTSNTSSTGNTSHMGNFSSNNRLQQQNGVHTANGNGSPELPPPPPQFANPQTKQMPSQQLKLMTGNGAANGNGSGNGLGNGSLAKVKQPMSPMRSASISVGGFRPPATPQPDYDAVQLRSPPPGSGAVSGRDVATSQQQRRTLRLGTVTIGEYGDQRTTTKRETLRKTNGEPASNGILKNGSSRSSASFNHGSAHHAEKSIKFGN, encoded by the exons ATGATGGCGATGACAGCAGCCTCGGCTTCGATGTCCACATCCGCATCGCTGACCAACTCGGCGTCGACggactgcagcagcagcatgcaGGGATCGACGACCAGTTCGGCGTCCAGCGATGTGATGACCTTGACGACCACGGCGGCCTCCTCGTGGTGCGCCATACCTGCGAGCTCCCGCCTCCGCGTTCTGCGCCTGGTGCGGCCGCATCAGAGGCGCCTCCTGGTCGGCGGACCGGAAAGGGGCAGCACCTACGGATTCACGGTGCGCGGCGGACGGGAACACGGCACCGGCTTCTTTGTCTCCCACGTGGAGCACGGCGGCGAGGCGCAGCTAAAGGGTCTGCGG ATTGGCGACCAGATCTTGCGGATCAATGGCTTCCGACTGGACGATGCCGTGCACAAGGAGTTCATCCAACTGGTGGCTGGCCAGGATCGGGTCACCCTGAAAGTGCGCGGTGTGGGAATGCTGCCTGTCAGAGA CCAACCAGAGGAACGCTTGTCGTGGAGCGTGGTGAAGTTGCCCAGCGTAAGTGGCACTCCCTCGGAGAGTTCCTTCAAGGGCGAGCGACGCGGTGCCAGCCGGGACATCAGTGTGGTGCTCCATGTGGCGCCCAGGACGAAGCTGGGACTGGGCATTTGCAAGGGTCCCGAGTGGAAGCCGGGCATCTTTGTGCAGTTCACCAAGGAGCGGAGTGTGGCCCGGGAGGCGGGCTTGCGGCCGGGTGACCAGATCCTCAGCGTCAACAGCATCGACTTCTCGGACGTGCTCTTCAGCGAGGCCGTCGCCGTGAtgaagagcagcagcaaactgGACATGGTGGTGCGCACGGCGGCCGGATGTGACCTCTTTCCGGGTGAATCCAGTGGCTACAATAGCTCCGCCAGTTCGGTGACCGGCGATCAGAGTCCTTGCTGGGCGGACGCCAAGTCCAAGCGTTTGACGGCGGTCAGGGAGGAATCCGGAGCAGGTGGAGCAGTTGGAGCAGTTGGAGCCGGACATGGGGCAGGTAGTCCAAATTGGTCGCAGGGCGTCGAGGTGCACAAGCAGATGAACAGGACCATCATCAAGTTGACGGAGAATGGCACATCCATAAACAACACATATATAGCCAGTTCCGGTGGCAGTTCCGTTTCGGGTTCCGCATCTTCGGCCAGCGGAACTTCCGGTCGCAGTCAGCAGTCACAATCGCATCCAACCCGCAACTCAACCACCATGAAGCGCAGCCATCTGCGGCCGGTCAACTCCTCTGGTTCCGGCATGGGATTAGCAGGCGGttctgctgcatctgctggaTCTTCTGGaacaggatcaggatcaggaggagTCATCGCTGCAcctgctccaccgccgccggcGATGAATGAAGGAGCCAATGCCAGTGGCTCAGTGGGCAGCAGTCTCTCCAGTGCCATAACCGAGGAGCTCAAGAAGCGCAAAGAG aagcagcagcagcagcgcaacaatcgagatcgagatcgggatgtgaatggaaatggaaacgtgGATCGCCAGCTGACGGGCCACAATGGAAATGGAgttggaagtggaagtggagggCACCGCAGCTGCAGCTCCGGCGGCCAAGTGTCGCATCGCCAGCGGGCGAATGTTGCTGGCGTGGCTGCAACATTGCAGGGCAGCGAACGCATCAGCAATTTGCCAGGCgccggaggagctggaggGGCAGGTGGTTCAAGTGGTTCCAGTGGCTCAAGTGGCGCTGGCGGAGATCAGCACACGGCGCTGATGGACGAATTCAAGCGGGCGCACCAGCGAATGTTCAGGAACGGGTTCCATGAGAGCGAGCACAAG GAGCGCGGTGAAACGCTGAAACGCACCTCGATTATGCCGGATGAGAGCTGTTATCGGAATAGTATCAACAGCAATGGCTTCAGCGGCaacaggagcaacagcagcacaaGCAGCACAAGCAACACAAGCAACACAAGCAACACAAGCAGCACAGGCAACACAAGCCACATGGGCAACTTTAGTAGCAACAATCGCCTGCAGCAACAGAACGGAGTCCATACGGCGAATGGCAATGGGTCGCCGGAACTGCCGCCACCG CCGCCACAGTTCGCCAATCCGCAGACAAAGCAGATGCCGTCGCAGCAGCTCAAGCTGATGACCGGAAACGGAGCGgcaaacggaaacggaagtggaaatggaCTGGGCAACGGCAGCTTGGCCAAGGTCAAGCAGCCCATGTCGCCCATGCGCAGTGCCAGCATCAGTGTGGGCGGATTCCGACCACCAGCCACGCCCCAGCCCGACTACGATGCCGTCCAGCTGCGATCGCCGCCGCCTGGAAGCGGTGCGGTTTCTGGACGGGATGTGGCcaccagccagcagcagcggcgaaCCCTGCGACTGGGCACCGTGACCATTGGGGAGTACGGAGATCAGCGGACGACGACGAAACGGGAAACGCTGCGCAAAACGAATGGAGAGCCCGCATCCAATGGGATACTGAAGAATGGAAGCAGTCGGAGCAGCGCCAGCTTCAATCATGGATCAGCCCACCACGCGGAAAAGTCCATCAAGTTCGGCAACtga